Proteins encoded together in one Micromonospora kangleipakensis window:
- a CDS encoding CHAT domain-containing protein has product MSRWTIGTALHRTTAVIAEYERTGNSGVLWHTDLSAEQQSLAAAVGDRGTGRQAAQALARLHWCRYLDLPGVDGLRERRAAVDLFRRLYRRDPDLVPEPLRDECRETDRPGAPVLSDVLLSQQQADRVARLRQRHRAGSEKALRMLVTLYQEWLPHLAQERDGAARLLRAALLTDLAEALATLAEETGDALTLDDALDTATRALEATSAQDPHRVHRLGRRGRLLEHYFDRGAGPRALELAVGEYRRAAQLGWQRHPTDPTVVARLGAALCRLHEIPELASVEILLEATAAWRDAVHAAAADQPAMASALQRLNAVANQLADAVGPDPVLAIVTAADQPDVLDQLLHRAEERAARITVDASPPALSARYESAAVLFAAVPAFHPARPQALLLLGGAERDRWEHGGELSGAGRAATWAQLALDAAGPRHPLRREALNLLAGTAADAGLHGGAEQLVEVALSAARAALELTDEQPDERPHQLVVLAGTLSDAGWLTRDPDTLDEALLHQREALRLTPPQHESYALRLMGLSSLLVRRDALAPDDGLLAEAVAAGRRAVAALPDDDSRRVGFLYNHASSVTRHAVRREDQAALLEAERTLREALALLPPDHPDQPRIRSTVADVLYQRYRLGGDLDVLSNAVDLAREAVEETPTDHHWWPLRAGLLARSAADLARSGGPDADRARAEAIATYAALAASPLADAQQRIEAERQQAALAREAADPAARLAALERAVQRMPSSVSRSLAGRRRLGAIAELGGLAAEAAAVAIAAGDTDGAVELLERGRGLLFHEALGIRSGWAELRTTSPQLAAELDRVDRELSEADAYTHVRKFTVEVERRAESGEVLDSATTEWDPRPAWGARTRELAVERDRLVERIRRLPEFADFLRPPSLPLLRQRLAGMPVVVLTTHGDRGDALIIPPEPDRGVQLVRLPDLRETVVRQHVFRLSAAVSDAIDPAVPFDRRAAAQEDLLGILTWLWDAVTGPVLDRIAPVSGPAPRIWWSPAGTLARLPLHAAGHHREPGRPRTVFDRAVSSYTPTLTALAHAVAERPRPPTTATAAVVGVPTAGDLPALSQVHAEVEHVARLIPGSTVLAGTAVEPVAVEDALRAHPIAHFACHGEADASLDATLRGGLRLGGGGMLSPRMVGSYHLERAELAFLSACSTAETHPTFTDEPLHLAAAFQLAGFRGVIGTTWRTTDSARIAEAFYAGLTNGGTEPPDPAAAAWVLNDTVRAVRDEFPSTPTRWAGHLHVGLNRPL; this is encoded by the coding sequence ATGTCGCGATGGACCATCGGCACTGCCCTGCACCGGACCACCGCCGTGATCGCCGAGTACGAACGCACCGGGAATTCGGGGGTCCTGTGGCACACCGACCTCTCCGCGGAGCAGCAGAGCCTCGCCGCTGCGGTCGGTGACCGTGGAACGGGACGGCAGGCGGCGCAGGCGCTGGCGCGACTGCACTGGTGCCGCTATCTGGACCTGCCCGGGGTCGACGGTCTGCGGGAGCGCCGCGCGGCGGTCGACCTGTTCCGCCGGCTGTACCGCCGGGATCCGGACCTGGTGCCCGAACCGCTCCGGGACGAGTGCCGGGAGACTGATCGGCCCGGCGCACCGGTGCTGTCGGACGTCCTGTTGAGTCAGCAGCAGGCCGATCGGGTCGCGCGTCTCCGGCAGCGGCACCGGGCCGGCTCGGAGAAGGCCCTCCGGATGCTCGTGACGCTGTACCAGGAGTGGCTTCCCCACCTGGCACAGGAACGCGACGGGGCAGCTCGACTGCTCCGCGCCGCGCTGCTCACCGATCTCGCCGAGGCGCTCGCCACGCTCGCCGAGGAGACCGGCGACGCGCTGACGCTCGACGATGCGTTGGACACCGCCACGAGGGCGCTAGAGGCCACGTCGGCGCAGGACCCGCACCGGGTCCACCGTCTCGGCCGCCGCGGTCGCCTCCTGGAGCACTACTTCGACCGGGGCGCCGGCCCCCGGGCCTTGGAGCTGGCCGTCGGCGAGTACCGGCGGGCGGCGCAACTCGGCTGGCAGCGGCACCCCACCGACCCGACCGTGGTGGCGCGGCTCGGCGCGGCGTTGTGCCGGCTGCACGAGATCCCGGAGCTGGCCTCGGTCGAGATCCTGCTCGAGGCGACCGCCGCCTGGCGCGATGCGGTCCACGCCGCCGCCGCGGACCAGCCCGCGATGGCGTCGGCTCTCCAGCGGCTCAACGCGGTCGCCAACCAGTTGGCGGACGCCGTCGGCCCCGACCCGGTACTCGCGATCGTCACCGCGGCCGACCAGCCCGACGTACTCGACCAGCTGCTGCATCGTGCCGAGGAACGGGCCGCACGGATCACGGTCGACGCCTCACCACCGGCGCTGTCCGCGCGGTACGAGTCGGCCGCCGTGCTGTTCGCGGCGGTGCCCGCCTTCCACCCGGCCCGGCCGCAGGCCCTGCTGCTGCTCGGCGGGGCCGAGCGTGATCGCTGGGAGCACGGCGGCGAGCTGAGCGGGGCCGGGCGGGCGGCGACCTGGGCACAGTTGGCCCTGGACGCCGCCGGACCGCGGCACCCGTTGCGGCGGGAGGCACTGAACCTGCTGGCCGGCACCGCCGCCGACGCGGGACTGCACGGCGGGGCCGAACAGCTGGTCGAGGTCGCCCTGTCCGCCGCCCGCGCGGCCCTGGAGCTGACCGACGAGCAGCCGGACGAGCGCCCGCACCAGCTCGTCGTCCTGGCCGGTACGTTGTCCGACGCCGGCTGGCTGACCCGCGATCCCGACACCCTGGACGAGGCGCTGCTGCACCAGCGGGAGGCGCTGCGGCTCACGCCCCCGCAGCACGAGTCGTACGCGTTGCGGCTGATGGGCCTGTCCAGTCTTCTGGTGCGCCGTGACGCGCTGGCACCCGACGACGGGCTCCTCGCCGAGGCCGTGGCGGCCGGCCGACGCGCGGTCGCCGCCCTGCCCGACGACGATTCCCGCCGCGTCGGCTTCCTCTACAACCATGCGAGCAGCGTGACCCGGCACGCCGTGCGGCGGGAGGACCAGGCCGCCCTGCTGGAGGCCGAGCGCACCCTCCGGGAGGCCCTCGCCCTGCTGCCGCCGGACCACCCGGACCAGCCGCGGATCCGCAGCACGGTCGCCGACGTGTTGTACCAGCGATACCGGCTCGGCGGCGACCTCGACGTCCTGTCCAACGCCGTGGACCTGGCCAGGGAGGCGGTCGAGGAGACTCCGACCGACCACCACTGGTGGCCGCTGCGGGCCGGGCTCCTGGCCCGGTCGGCAGCCGATCTGGCGCGATCGGGAGGACCGGACGCCGACCGGGCCCGCGCCGAAGCCATCGCCACGTACGCCGCGCTCGCCGCCTCGCCGCTGGCCGATGCGCAGCAACGGATCGAGGCCGAACGCCAGCAGGCGGCGCTGGCCCGCGAAGCAGCGGACCCGGCCGCCCGGCTGGCCGCGCTGGAGCGGGCGGTACAGCGGATGCCGTCCTCGGTAAGCCGGTCGTTGGCCGGCCGCCGGCGGCTCGGCGCCATCGCTGAACTGGGCGGGCTGGCCGCGGAGGCCGCCGCGGTGGCGATCGCGGCGGGGGACACCGACGGCGCCGTCGAGCTGCTGGAGCGCGGGCGGGGGCTCCTGTTCCACGAGGCCCTGGGCATCCGCAGCGGCTGGGCGGAGCTGCGGACCACCAGTCCGCAGCTCGCCGCGGAACTCGACCGGGTCGACCGCGAACTGTCCGAGGCGGACGCCTACACGCACGTCCGGAAGTTCACCGTCGAGGTCGAGCGCCGGGCGGAGTCCGGCGAGGTCCTGGACTCCGCCACGACGGAATGGGATCCCCGACCCGCCTGGGGGGCCCGGACCCGGGAGCTGGCGGTGGAACGGGACCGGTTGGTCGAGCGCATCCGCCGGCTGCCCGAGTTCGCCGACTTCCTGCGGCCACCGTCGCTGCCCCTGCTGCGCCAGCGGCTCGCGGGAATGCCGGTCGTCGTCCTCACCACGCACGGCGACCGGGGCGACGCCCTGATCATCCCGCCGGAACCGGACCGAGGCGTGCAGCTGGTCCGGTTGCCCGACCTGCGCGAGACCGTCGTCCGGCAGCACGTCTTCCGGTTGTCCGCGGCGGTGTCCGACGCGATCGACCCGGCGGTGCCGTTCGACCGGCGCGCCGCCGCCCAGGAAGACCTGCTGGGCATCCTGACCTGGCTGTGGGACGCCGTCACCGGGCCGGTGCTGGACCGGATCGCTCCCGTGTCTGGTCCGGCTCCCCGGATCTGGTGGTCGCCGGCCGGCACGCTGGCCCGCCTTCCGCTGCACGCGGCCGGGCACCATCGCGAGCCCGGCCGCCCGCGTACCGTCTTCGACCGGGCCGTGTCGTCCTACACACCGACCCTCACCGCGCTCGCGCACGCCGTGGCGGAGCGTCCGCGCCCACCGACCACCGCCACGGCCGCCGTCGTCGGCGTACCGACGGCGGGAGACCTGCCCGCACTGTCGCAGGTCCACGCCGAGGTCGAGCACGTCGCGCGACTGATTCCGGGTTCGACCGTGCTCGCCGGCACGGCGGTGGAACCGGTCGCGGTCGAAGACGCGTTGCGGGCGCACCCGATCGCGCACTTCGCCTGCCACGGCGAGGCCGACGCCAGTCTCGACGCCACGCTGAGGGGTGGCCTGCGCCTCGGCGGAGGCGGCATGCTCAGCCCACGCATGGTGGGCTCCTATCACTTGGAGCGGGCCGAGCTGGCCTTCCTCTCCGCATGCAGCACCGCCGAGACGCACCCGACGTTCACCGACGAGCCGCTGCACCTGGCCGCCGCGTTCCAGCTCGCGGGCTTTCGCGGTGTCATCGGTACGACGTGGCGGACCACGGACAGCGCCCGGATCGCCGAGGCGTTCTACGCCGGGCTGACGAACGGTGGCACGGAGCCGCCCGACCCGGCCGCCGCGGCGTGGGTGCTCAACGACACGGTGCGAGCCGTCCGTGACGAGTTCCCCTCGACCCCGACCCGGTGGGCCGGGCACCTTCACGTCGGGCTGAACCGACCGCTGTGA
- a CDS encoding tetratricopeptide repeat protein has protein sequence MCRFHIGGTGAAALRELLTSWAVREAGPPEPLPAMPPPPARELADPLDVARTSLDVWRAAGLGRESLHSRSTLAYRLDVAEDHRRCGRFIEAIALLHPLAEAAAQAFGPVDEDTLKVRNALGQAYLAAGDVDDGLDVLREVVVTAEHLHGSDGDLTLVLRNNLAVGYQQAGQYAQAIALHEQNVRHSEQNHGRDDLRTVGRRNNLAATLAFAGYRERAIGLYWEILDAMPDVGSDHSLAVTARQNLAILHNPSWKP, from the coding sequence GTGTGCCGGTTCCACATCGGCGGCACCGGCGCGGCGGCGCTGCGGGAGCTGCTCACGTCCTGGGCGGTACGGGAGGCGGGCCCACCCGAACCGCTGCCGGCCATGCCGCCGCCACCCGCGCGGGAGCTCGCCGATCCGCTCGACGTGGCCCGGACGTCCCTCGACGTCTGGCGCGCGGCCGGCCTCGGTCGCGAGTCGCTGCACAGCCGCAGCACCCTGGCGTACCGGCTGGACGTCGCCGAGGACCACCGTCGGTGCGGACGCTTCATCGAGGCGATCGCCCTGCTCCATCCCCTCGCGGAGGCCGCGGCGCAGGCGTTCGGCCCGGTCGACGAGGACACGCTGAAGGTCCGGAACGCGCTGGGGCAGGCGTACCTCGCCGCCGGGGACGTCGACGACGGGCTGGACGTGCTGCGCGAGGTCGTGGTCACGGCCGAACACCTGCACGGCTCCGACGGCGACCTCACCCTGGTCCTCCGCAACAACCTGGCGGTGGGCTACCAGCAGGCCGGCCAGTACGCGCAGGCCATCGCACTGCACGAACAGAACGTCCGGCACAGCGAGCAGAACCACGGGCGCGACGACCTCCGGACGGTCGGCCGGCGGAACAACCTGGCCGCGACCCTGGCGTTCGCCGGGTACCGGGAGCGGGCGATCGGCCTGTACTGGGAGATCCTCGATGCGATGCCGGACGTCGGCAGCGACCACAGCCTGGCGGTGACCGCGCGGCAGAACCTGGCCATCCTGCACAACCCGTCCTGGAAGCCGTGA
- a CDS encoding serine/threonine-protein kinase yields the protein MTDTPPGARRLPIVPGLTDLEVFARGGYATVYRATQISVGREVAVKVENRTLDSERDQARFLREARAAGKMSSHPHVVDLFDVGVTVDQHPYLIMELCDGSYAERMRTSPLGPAEARDLGVKIADALAHSHAAGVLHRDVKPANILYSHFNPAVLADFGLAVLAEVRDASVTLEVLTPAYAPPEMFSHSPPSPAVDVYALCATLYAVMHGRPPRWQSERNPSLVTVLEMFQQPVPGLPGVPEELVDVLRAGMENDPGSRPSAVELRGLLAGLPLDPGAAPVSGAPVSGIPVSGGATGPHTVGRTGQPAQRPPTEDAHPTVPTPVRRWRRRWFLGGAGVLALGASASVGAWLAGGAPAVVSPTPVATGVSVSGGGADVLPGCRVGSSGVNLPAGARCASGLECFGPVRLRGARAEAARIPCDGRHTWETYAEGELPDALVGAGHAAVSADPLIRGVCNARTFRLTSGIRYQAGWNLEVLPPAGSDGDRTYRCLAGRGVDALAAPTLTGR from the coding sequence GTGACCGACACCCCGCCCGGCGCCCGTCGGCTCCCCATCGTGCCCGGTCTGACCGATCTGGAGGTCTTCGCCCGGGGCGGCTACGCCACCGTCTACCGGGCCACGCAGATCTCGGTGGGGCGCGAGGTCGCGGTCAAGGTGGAGAACCGCACCCTGGACAGCGAGCGGGACCAGGCGCGCTTCCTGCGTGAGGCGCGGGCCGCCGGGAAGATGTCGTCCCACCCGCACGTGGTCGACCTCTTCGACGTCGGTGTCACCGTCGACCAGCACCCCTACCTGATCATGGAGCTCTGCGACGGGTCGTACGCGGAGCGGATGCGGACCTCGCCGCTGGGCCCGGCGGAGGCCCGTGACCTCGGCGTCAAGATCGCCGACGCGCTCGCCCACTCGCACGCGGCCGGAGTGCTGCACCGGGACGTCAAGCCCGCCAACATCCTCTACTCGCACTTCAACCCGGCGGTGCTGGCCGACTTCGGGCTGGCGGTGCTGGCCGAGGTGCGGGACGCCTCGGTCACCCTGGAGGTGCTCACCCCGGCGTACGCGCCGCCGGAGATGTTCAGCCACAGCCCGCCCTCACCGGCGGTCGACGTGTATGCGCTCTGCGCGACCCTCTATGCGGTGATGCACGGCCGGCCACCGCGCTGGCAGTCCGAGCGCAACCCGAGCCTGGTCACCGTGCTGGAGATGTTCCAGCAGCCGGTTCCCGGGCTGCCCGGCGTGCCGGAGGAGCTGGTCGACGTGCTGCGGGCCGGGATGGAGAACGACCCCGGCTCGCGGCCGTCCGCCGTCGAGCTGCGCGGGCTGCTCGCCGGGCTCCCGCTCGACCCGGGCGCCGCGCCGGTCTCCGGTGCCCCGGTCTCCGGCATCCCGGTCAGCGGCGGCGCCACCGGTCCGCACACCGTCGGCCGGACGGGGCAGCCGGCCCAGCGCCCGCCGACGGAGGACGCGCACCCGACGGTGCCGACGCCGGTGCGGCGGTGGCGGCGGCGGTGGTTCCTGGGCGGCGCCGGGGTCCTCGCGCTGGGCGCCTCCGCCAGCGTCGGCGCGTGGCTCGCCGGGGGCGCGCCGGCCGTGGTGTCGCCGACGCCCGTGGCCACCGGGGTCAGCGTGTCGGGCGGCGGAGCGGACGTGCTGCCGGGCTGCCGGGTCGGCTCGTCCGGCGTCAACCTGCCGGCGGGCGCCCGCTGTGCGTCCGGGTTGGAGTGTTTCGGGCCGGTCCGGCTGCGCGGTGCCCGGGCGGAGGCGGCCCGGATTCCCTGCGACGGCCGGCACACCTGGGAGACCTACGCCGAGGGGGAGCTGCCGGATGCGCTGGTCGGGGCGGGGCACGCGGCGGTCAGCGCCGACCCCTTGATCCGCGGCGTCTGCAACGCCCGCACGTTCCGGCTCACCAGCGGCATCCGGTACCAGGCCGGCTGGAACCTGGAGGTGCTGCCACCGGCCGGGTCGGACGGCGACCGGACCTACCGCTGTCTGGCCGGGCGCGGCGTGGACGCGCTGGCCGCGCCGACGCTCACCGGTCGCTGA
- a CDS encoding adenylate/guanylate cyclase domain-containing protein — MTCPVCGTVAVPGARFCHNCGAALPAAATLPAAERRVVTVLFGDLSDFTSWSEDLDPERVGAVTDRVLAALAGAVKTFGGHVDKLTGDGIMAVFGAPVAHEDDAERAVRAALSMQRAVRRVLDDERGGGAPLGLRVGLNTGDVIAGIQAAIEYTVIGDTVNTAARLADAAAVGAVYAGARTSAATRHVASWRALRPLRLKGKREPVEAYELLGLLDAPGTRSGLGDEAPFVGRETEIGRVAGRLAEVIDRGDPRVLLMTAEAGIGKSRFAAEVERLAAGYDVGAGRYAAHTGARVLSVRCAAFGERRRLAPLADLVRAAVGLPNDAATALTRPAVEERLRRLGQRLGRLPGDPPPIATDQLLALLGYAELPAAAENGEWNAAAPPPDAEAVPNAVAGLLSGLAVEAPLVIVVDDLHDATAETIKALALTLNRLSGPVLVLLLGRPELVRTAGALTRVADAEVHALPALRGADAARLLTSYLNGGKLPPADADRLLATAQGNPFYLAELVTLLRERGALTAGADAGWRLVPGSLGSRLLSRDLAAVLAARIDALPVDARSVLRDAAVVGDTVPAGTLEALREQRAGRDGRPAAVVAVELDRAVEELLQRRMLHRTRTGYAFATPLMREAAYAGVSKAELAERHAALVRWAAAETSGADPTGGTPGGFTGTARDDFVAEHVERAATLADAVKLRPDAPARAVVPLGVAALGRAARRSLRAGEPALAVEYAERAAELARDGVPLADRVVHARALLQIGRPADALAFAEKIAANAGDAATRASALLLAGQAHQTLGDQGRAECCWQEALQVATAGELPTLRASAMRRLGMADFIAGRLGQASSRLAASYQVSLSAKDPRGQAWSLQNLAWVTTTRGDFAGTDAVLGRAARLFAGLKDPYGRAWLRGTTAFARLLAGRLREACRLAQVFLPFGERVGEAWAVGTLRAVEAYATAELGELAEADRAARRAYREFAEVSDDWGQGFALVVRGVVARGLGEPEHAADLLTDALVYAERTSHPLLTGMAGTLRGFVALDLGDCDTAERSARAVLTSVEPHNPQAPAQVGPRVLLAMARLAAGDSATAVGLLAPVATAAANSPSLLFSRRQTMARYASALLAHGQREQALDWAQRAVVAPAEDVRSQVVAAMVLAQALAACGRPVEALASADDAVRLAYATEQRSERSAADALRARLALL, encoded by the coding sequence TGCCACAACTGCGGCGCGGCGCTGCCGGCCGCCGCCACGCTCCCCGCCGCCGAGCGGCGGGTGGTCACCGTGCTCTTCGGCGACCTCTCCGACTTCACCTCCTGGTCCGAGGACCTGGACCCCGAGCGGGTCGGCGCGGTCACCGACCGGGTGCTCGCCGCGCTCGCCGGCGCGGTGAAGACCTTCGGCGGGCACGTCGACAAGCTCACCGGCGACGGGATCATGGCGGTCTTCGGCGCGCCGGTCGCCCACGAGGACGACGCCGAACGCGCGGTCCGGGCCGCCCTGTCGATGCAGCGGGCGGTCCGCCGGGTGCTCGACGACGAGCGCGGCGGCGGCGCGCCGCTCGGCCTGCGGGTCGGCCTCAACACCGGCGACGTGATCGCCGGTATCCAGGCCGCGATCGAGTACACGGTCATCGGCGACACGGTGAACACCGCCGCCCGGCTCGCCGACGCCGCCGCCGTCGGCGCGGTCTACGCCGGCGCCCGCACCTCCGCCGCCACCCGGCACGTCGCCTCCTGGCGGGCGCTGCGCCCGCTGCGGCTCAAGGGCAAGCGCGAGCCGGTCGAGGCGTACGAGCTGCTGGGGCTGCTCGACGCGCCGGGCACCCGGTCCGGCCTCGGCGACGAGGCGCCCTTCGTGGGCCGGGAGACCGAGATCGGCCGGGTCGCCGGCCGGCTCGCCGAGGTGATCGACCGGGGCGACCCGAGGGTGCTGCTGATGACCGCCGAGGCGGGGATCGGCAAGTCCCGGTTCGCCGCCGAGGTGGAACGCCTCGCCGCCGGCTACGACGTCGGCGCCGGCCGGTACGCCGCGCACACCGGCGCCCGGGTGCTCTCCGTCCGCTGCGCCGCGTTCGGCGAACGCCGCCGGCTCGCCCCGCTCGCCGACCTGGTCCGGGCGGCCGTCGGCCTGCCCAATGACGCGGCCACCGCGCTCACCCGGCCGGCCGTGGAGGAGCGGCTACGCCGGCTCGGCCAGCGGCTCGGCCGGCTCCCCGGCGACCCGCCCCCGATCGCCACCGACCAGCTCCTGGCCCTGCTCGGGTACGCCGAACTCCCCGCCGCCGCCGAGAACGGCGAGTGGAACGCCGCCGCCCCGCCGCCGGACGCCGAGGCGGTGCCGAACGCGGTCGCCGGGCTGCTCAGCGGGCTCGCCGTCGAGGCGCCGCTGGTGATCGTGGTGGACGACCTGCACGACGCCACCGCCGAGACCATCAAGGCGCTCGCGCTGACCCTCAACCGGCTCAGCGGCCCGGTGCTGGTGCTGCTGCTCGGCCGCCCCGAGCTGGTGCGTACCGCCGGGGCGCTGACCCGGGTCGCGGACGCCGAGGTGCACGCGCTGCCCGCGCTGCGCGGCGCCGACGCCGCCCGGCTGCTGACCAGCTACCTCAACGGCGGGAAGCTGCCGCCGGCCGACGCGGACCGGCTGCTCGCCACCGCCCAGGGCAACCCGTTCTACCTGGCCGAGCTGGTCACCCTGCTCCGCGAGCGCGGCGCCCTGACCGCGGGCGCGGACGCCGGCTGGCGGCTGGTCCCCGGCTCGCTGGGCAGCCGGCTGCTCTCCCGGGACCTGGCCGCCGTGCTCGCGGCCCGCATCGACGCGCTGCCGGTGGACGCCCGCTCGGTGCTGCGGGACGCGGCGGTGGTCGGCGACACCGTGCCGGCCGGCACCCTGGAGGCGCTCCGCGAGCAGCGCGCCGGGCGGGACGGCCGACCGGCGGCGGTCGTCGCGGTCGAGCTGGACCGGGCCGTGGAGGAGCTGCTGCAACGCCGCATGCTGCACCGCACCCGCACCGGGTACGCGTTCGCGACGCCGCTGATGCGGGAGGCCGCGTACGCCGGGGTGAGCAAGGCGGAGCTGGCCGAGCGGCACGCCGCGCTGGTCCGCTGGGCCGCGGCCGAGACCTCCGGCGCCGACCCGACGGGCGGCACGCCCGGCGGCTTCACCGGGACCGCCCGGGACGACTTCGTCGCCGAGCACGTCGAGCGGGCCGCCACGCTCGCCGACGCGGTGAAGCTCCGCCCGGACGCGCCGGCCCGCGCGGTCGTCCCGCTCGGGGTCGCCGCGCTGGGCCGGGCCGCCCGCCGGTCGCTGCGCGCCGGGGAGCCGGCCCTCGCCGTCGAGTACGCGGAACGCGCCGCCGAGCTGGCCCGCGACGGTGTCCCGCTGGCCGACCGGGTGGTGCACGCCCGGGCGCTGCTCCAGATCGGCCGCCCGGCCGACGCGCTCGCCTTCGCCGAGAAGATCGCCGCCAACGCCGGCGACGCGGCGACCCGGGCCAGCGCGCTGCTGCTCGCCGGGCAGGCCCACCAGACCCTCGGTGACCAGGGCCGGGCGGAGTGCTGTTGGCAGGAGGCGTTGCAGGTGGCCACGGCGGGTGAGCTGCCGACGCTGCGCGCCTCGGCGATGCGCCGGCTCGGGATGGCCGACTTCATCGCCGGCCGGCTGGGTCAGGCGAGCAGCCGGCTCGCCGCCTCCTACCAGGTCAGCCTCTCCGCGAAGGACCCGCGCGGGCAGGCCTGGTCGTTGCAGAACCTGGCCTGGGTGACCACCACGCGGGGCGACTTCGCCGGCACCGACGCGGTGCTCGGCCGGGCCGCCCGGCTCTTCGCCGGGCTGAAGGACCCGTACGGCCGGGCCTGGCTGCGTGGCACCACCGCGTTCGCCCGGCTGCTCGCCGGCCGGCTGCGGGAGGCCTGCCGGCTGGCGCAGGTCTTCCTCCCGTTCGGGGAGCGGGTCGGCGAGGCGTGGGCGGTCGGCACGCTGCGCGCGGTCGAGGCGTACGCCACCGCCGAGCTGGGTGAGCTGGCCGAGGCGGACCGGGCGGCGCGGCGGGCGTACCGGGAGTTCGCCGAGGTCTCCGACGACTGGGGGCAGGGCTTCGCCCTGGTCGTCCGGGGTGTGGTGGCGCGCGGGCTGGGCGAGCCGGAGCACGCGGCCGACCTGCTCACCGACGCGCTCGTGTACGCCGAGCGGACGTCGCACCCGCTGCTCACCGGGATGGCCGGCACGCTGCGCGGCTTCGTGGCGCTGGACCTGGGCGACTGCGACACCGCCGAGCGGAGCGCCCGCGCGGTGCTGACCAGCGTCGAGCCGCACAACCCGCAGGCCCCCGCGCAGGTGGGCCCGCGGGTGCTGCTCGCGATGGCCCGGCTCGCGGCGGGTGACTCGGCGACCGCGGTGGGGCTGCTCGCCCCGGTCGCCACCGCCGCCGCGAACAGCCCGTCGCTGCTCTTCTCCCGCCGGCAGACGATGGCCCGGTACGCCTCCGCGCTGCTCGCCCACGGCCAGCGGGAGCAGGCGCTGGACTGGGCGCAACGGGCGGTGGTCGCCCCGGCGGAGGACGTCCGCAGCCAGGTCGTCGCCGCGATGGTGCTGGCCCAGGCGCTGGCCGCCTGCGGTCGCCCGGTCGAGGCCCTGGCCAGCGCCGACGATGCGGTACGCCTGGCGTACGCCACCGAGCAGCGCAGCGAACGCTCCGCCGCCGACGCCCTCCGCGCCCGCCTCGCCCTCCTCTGA